The genomic window TGCGCCGCGGGTACGGGCGCGCCGCCTACCTGCGCCTCGTGCAGCGCGTGCGCGCCGCCGTCCCCGGCGGTACGCATCCGATATTATGAGCAAAAGtccaaaaaattacaaagtagGTAAATCACAACTAAATAACACAATGAGCTCGTCTCGTAAATTTAGATTTTCAATCACAACGGCATGTACGAAGCGAGTGTGTGGCGGCTTAGTGCCGGTCCCGCCACCCTCTCGCCGCGCACCGCACACGATTGACATGTCTCGACGTGTTCGTTGGCTCTCTAATAGTTTTTCATTGCGCTGTGGCATAACGCTCCCTGTCCTGAGAAGCGCATTGGGCACGACTTTCCTTCCATATACCTGTTGATCTCAGGTCGTTTCGATTGCACTCCCATCGGATTAGATGTCAAAAGGTGATAAGAAAATGTACCAGTCACTCATATACTACGAAAATCTTTGACGAAGCCTTAGTCCGATGCATACGACCGAaacgctttattttaaatatttgaacacGATACCCCACTCCACGTAGCTATACAGTCAGTTGTTGCAGCTCAAACTTCATTGACTTGTGCTGACGAATGTCATAGTTAAATTATCAGTGCAAAAAATATGGACTTCATGAAGTTAACACGGGAGGAGCAGCGTATGCGTAACGAAAACGACCCCGTGTCCTCTCTGATCTGTTTCAAAGAAGACGTTATATAAATTTCGGTGGGTTCACATAAACCGGTTCTCCGGTATCAGGTTAATTTCGAAGGTTCTGTCCGGCATTTAAAATAGGTTCACATAATGTAACTAATGTTTAAAATCTATTGTTTATTGTCAGTCGGCTTGTCCACGGACATGATCTGCGGGTTCTGCGGCGAAACGGATGAAGAGTTCGAAGAAACGCTCTCCTTGATGGACATTGTCGAATACAACGTCGCGTTCCTTTTCCCTTACAGCATGAGAGAGGTAACTGTTTTGGTATATTGGTTAATAATCCAATACGggtattttaactttgcctgtCAGGATACAGTCACAAGTGGCTAAGTAAATGTTGAATGTAGACTGACTttaaaaatcagaagtaacgaccaATTGAGTTGcctatttaactttttttgaaaCGTAGATAAGGACGTCAAAATGTAACGttgttatgatattattaaaatcaaattggaACTGTAAACTCTAATCCAGGGTGGGTTAAAATCCTAGGTCAggtcaataaaaatttattattttttcaagtgAAACAATTATTGGATCACCTTTGGGGTATGTCTTGAAGGCATTTTTCTTATGCCAACATTTCACATGTTTACTTCATATTTTTGTCGGTGgtccttaataataaacttacccAAAGACCATCTATTTCGAAGTTTcgtgatttttattaaagataaattaaatacggaGTACAATCGTTCAACTTTTTTGCAGTAAGATAATATCCGTCAAGAATGGGCGCCTTAGCCATAATCATCGGTACCTAAAATCGATATCAATAAAACTACCGTGACGTTTATATTTTCAGAAAACAACAGCGTATCGGCGTTATAAAGACGACGTACCGGAGTCTGTAAAAAAAGAGAGACACAGTCGAATGATTGAACTATACAGGCGGAAATGTCAAAAATTGAACGACGCGGAAATAGGAAACGTTCACCTAGTTCTAGTTGAAGGCGTTGTACCAAAAACGGGGCAGATAATGGGTAGGAATGAATTCTACATAAAAGTAGTGTTCGATCAGACCGAAATACCCTCGGAGGAAGGCATGAGGCGTGCGCAGCCGGGGGACTATGTCGGGGTCAGAATCGTTTCAGCGAGGTGCTCGGTTCTAACAGGCGTGCCACTTTATCACACGACTATTAGGGAGTTTTATAAGGAATACAGTTGGGGGGAGAGAGCTgctttaagaatataataaacattatatggCTGTTTTTAAGGTTTCTTTAATCAATATcctgtacatatttttattgaactgtaaataaatgattaagagcaacaatgtttatttttaatgcatgtTCACCCTGTTgtagttaaaaatgtaatatttaatttaggcaATGATATTTCAACACTCAGAATCAACTTAAATCATATTAGCAATGTGATTTCATGTTTTGGCAGTATTTATGTACTCATTGCATAGTATGGAGCGCGGGTAGGTCATTGACGATTTTGTGCTTAATTCAACTATTGCTGTCTGTGTACTCTTAAAAATATCGTCAGACTTTCGAAAATATAGAATCGTATTTCATCtgttaattagtaaattttcgAAATGTCGTTCTTTAAAAATGACGcgtgttctaatttcaaaatagagattagtaaaaaaacaaaatgtacagACGTGTCACTCAGagtgcatttattaaaataaaatcagtacAAACattcacagataatataataaatataagtatacacAAAATCCAAACACTTAAAATAGTTATCGTCAATTTCAAGAGAATCTGCACAAATtacaaaatctataaaaataaatgataacataaaATTCTTAGTTTTAGCTTTTATTCGCATACTTTGATTacggttattttttatagatatcttGACAATACAGTATAAGTGATTTAGACTATAAATTGTTCAAATTCTTTTGAAATTCGAGAAAAAAATTGACTGAATTAcgtacaaaacaataattattttacatattttttttacaaaacgtaTAAGTCACTACACCtacttattacattaattaacttAACAAATTATTGTGAAACATGGCATCTCtcgtttctaattaaaatttgtactttagttaaaataatatttaaaaaagttacttttattaagtaattattatttttcaatttcattatatgtatTAGTATATGTCACAAATTAGAATGTTCGCGTGCAATAAAAATTGtcgaatttagattttttgatattaaaaaaaaacaaatatgttttttaatatggcCGGTCGGCTCAGACtttaatattacgtatataattttgtctttCAGACTAAGCTCGAAGCACCCAGTTGTCCGCCATCTTTATTAGGCAGAACGCTAATTCGCTGCCCTGATAAGTTGTCATCCACGTGACCAGATAGACTTGGAGACGGTCCTTGTGAACTGCCATAAACTTTTGTGCTGTATCCAGAATCGTTATGTGACTCTCTGTCAGTTTGACTTTGAGTTTCCGTCAAATGTGTATTTATGGCCAGAGATTGAAGACGGCTATGCAATAAGTTATGATCTGGTGCTGGTTTTCTCAAACCATGTGTATTTCCTCTGAATCCTGGGTACATTGGCGGACGGTTATCGTAGTAATTACCGCGAAAGTGATCATTCTGATTAGCAATCTCCACCTCTGTATTCTGATCTAAATGGTCACTGTAACAATGTGGTATCCGTTCTATTTCCCGCATTATATGATCTTGCATCATTGCGTTGAAGACTCCGGTCTGGTGATGGTATATAGGATTTCTATTTCGACCTTGGACTTGATTTTGTTGCACTCCGGGTTCGCTGTACTCGTACTGATTCTTACAAGGATATTGTGGATACGGTAGTCCATTTTCGATATCTCTGTAAGGCATCTGATGGTGTACAGGCCTGTTTGATATGTCGTGGAAATAAGCGTCTTTTGGAATCATCCTAACGTCATGCGGATAACTTTGAGGTTGTGCTTGAGGAGCTGGTGATTGAGAATTTGTAGACATAGTCTCGTAGTTCGGTAGAGGTAGAGTTTGGAGTAGGTTAGTGTTTCTCATGGGACCTGGTTGATTTGTACTTCTAATTGGATTGTCTTCATCGTCGCTACTTTCCGAGTTGTTCCCATTTTCCTTGGGTGGGGTTTGGAAAGTCTTTCTCGTTGGGAATGGTATGAGGTTATGTAGGCTAAATCTTTTGGATTTCGGTGGTTTTTCTTTCAATACAGGTGCCGGTCGCATTGGTTGTTGAGGCATTTTTAAGACACTCGGCTGAGCAACTTGCATTGATATCTCTTTTTCAATAACTTTTCTTTGTAAGGGCAGACGTTCTGGTGAAGTGCACCTCTGTTGATGTTCTACTTGTGCTACTAGCTCTTGCACCGATTTACGAGGTTCTTTTTCAACGTTACTTTCTTCTCGATAATCGGGTTGTTTTGGAAATTTTATGTATCCATCTTGAGATATGTCCAATGTCTTTGTATGTCTTGATAACACATCCGCCATTTCTTTTTCGAGAATCACCCTTTTGCGGATGTCATCGGCAGTCCTCTGTAATACCTGACTTTTCCATGTAGTTTCATTACGGGTTTCCGATGGCTGATTTAATTTGGGATCGTCATCAGGATCATTAGCTTTGTATTCCGAATATCTATTGCTGCTACTCGGCGAAATTGTGGCAGATTGTCGACAAGGGGCAATGTATCTGTCATTATAAATTGGCACGTCTGATACCGGTGATTGTGAAAGTGAAACTTTGTTTGATTTGACGTGTATTTCCGCTGTAATATTATGAGATAAGTCTTGATTGCAATTTGCATACGGTGTTAGGTTGTAAGGAGATCTGGAGCATGCACTAGATCCTGCGTCTAATTGATCACTACTTTTTGAATTTTTCAGTAAATGCTTCCGTCTTGGACTGGGTGGTGATCTACTGTCAAGGCCATCTGAGCTCTTAGAAGTTGGTTTTTGATCCAGGTCTTTGGCAATACTTTCACATTGTTCTACATTTTCGTTAAAACTCTGAATAATTCTATTAACATCATTCCATTCTTCGTTATTTGCATCTAAGAGTTCTAAACTTCGTGTCCTTTTTATCGGTGGAATATCTACAGAACCTTTTGGACTGAAATCTAATTTTTTAACCCTCTCCGACGCTCTGAACATCATGCCTCTTGTCAACCACTGCTCCAGGTGTTTATGTCTTTCTTTGCACATAGCTCTTTCTGCAGCTACAAATCTAGTCAATTCAGATATCTGTCCTTGAGTTTTCATTTCCAAATCTGTCACTTTTTGATCTAATTTCTCATGAGCTCTATCTATATGGCGTTTCAAATCTTTCTTGTCTTCATTCAGCTTTTCCTCCATATGCCTGAAAAACGGTGCACAGTAACACGTATACCCAGCTCCGATTGGACCTTTTTTGATATTACCCGCTAAGTCCAAATAGTACTGCTCGCCTTTTTTTAACGGTTCGGTGGGTAACGAGCTTAACTTCGGCTTCGGGAAATATTTAGGATCCGGGTAGTAATGACAGCCGTATGGAGACCAATGAACTTGTGCCGGGTTCTCAAAGTGAAcgttctttttctttttatcctTACTCTTGTCCCTTTTCTTCGCATCATCCGGTTCATCAATTGTCCTTTCTTTACTTTTGTCTCTATGCCTCTCTTTCTTTTTGGGCTGCTTCGCTACAGGCGTGTTAAGGATGTTGATGATTTCTTCTAGCCCTTTTCTTGCAGCGATGTCTCTAGCGGTTTCGCCCTGGTGGTTTCTCAGAGATTTGTCGCAGCCGGCCTCGAGGAGTATTCGAGTTAGTTTTCTCCTGCCCATGGCTGCGGCTATGTGTAGGGCGGTGTCTCCGTTTTTGTTTTGCTCGGACACGCGGCATTGTGCGGAGATGAGGATACGAGTGACTCCAGCGTGGCCGTAACGTGCCGCGGTATGGAGAGATGTGTCACCATACTGTAACGTGAGAAATGTATTCTTAGAAGTTTCTAATGTTTATTCATATCTGACAAACTTTATAGGCAATTATGAACCTATTTttaagagttatttttatttcacataatcctttaatttatattaattaataaacaagaatatattatgaatctCACGTTGTTCTGCAAGTCCGGCGGTGCGCCCGCCAGCAGGATCTCCCTGGCGGACTGGTTGTGCCCGTTCTGCGTGGCGAGGTGCAGCGGAACGAAGCCAGCCGCGTTGCGCGCGCCCAGCTCCCCGCGGCGCGCCAGCAGCGCTACCGTGCGAGAGTAACCCTTCCATGCCGCCTCGTGCGCCGCAGTGTTGCCGTGCTATGTGGTAGAAGATGTAAAAGTTAAACTAAaagttgttaaaatttaaaaagaaaatcaaagATATGATAtgaaatgtctttaaaaaacattataattttgtaaataatattacataattaagcAGGGTTACTGCACTATAAAAGAGATTTCCTCTTTATAAGTGCTTATAGTCGGTACATTTTCGCACAACACGGTCCAATTATCCCCTTATTGGGAAgtggaatgaaaaaaaatccttaattaCGATAGACTTATTTTACTGAGATATAATAgacatttttgttttacgaaGTATTGTAAATCTTAATAGTCGACAAagaaagacaaaaatatatttttttgataatttagcaaatgtaaaagatattatatctcctgttcatcataataataattatataaattaagtttatgttaattaattttgtttaataactcTGGAGTTTTAAGCgtgtttgttaataatatatatattatagatactaAACATACAttccgatttaaaaataaaaaagcatccATTGCAAGGCATGCTCGCTTATgaatccaaatattttatataaaatcgatacACCATATAAATAAGGTAGACTTACCACATTATCCTGTTTGTTGGGATCTCCACCATTTTCCAGAAGAACACGCACGACGTCCACGTGCCCGTCCGCTGCGGCACGTTGTAACGCGCTGCATCCATTCTGTGAAACAcgacgaaattatttattagtttattgtgTACAACTTTTTGCTTAaaagttgaattattttaataaacgattttttagCCCTTTTCCTACCACAGGaggagtaaaaaaaaataactcagatTAAATTGACGTGATTAGTTTCTCGAATTcacaaaaaaattgtgttttaatagTAGACGTAGATCGGaacttgaagtaaaattaaagtggtatatatgtatatataaaattgaatgtaatataatatagaagagCTATTTTTTATGGTGTAGGTGATAAACGGGCAGGTGGctcattacaaaatattcttaacttTACCGCCTTatcaaatatgtacaaaaatgttatatatatatgtatttagaaaaggttataacaattttttattagttttttgtcCTTCATATAACGACACCTTGCGTAATTATTGCATAGCTGAGTAAACGTTACGAAATGTCATTAATACGATGTTGTTGTTAGTAGAAAACAAAATGGCGTTCTTAAACAGTTGATCGATTGGCGAAAGCTTTtcgaattgttttaataatttatgtttgcgatttgcagtaaaataaaaattttctaCCGCTCGTTTTAAACACGTGAATATGTATTTCATAACGGTTTTTTTTGTGTTGTAACGTTAAATGCTCGTAACGTGAAACAAGACTTAGTGTctatcacagataataaaacaaaaagcgcGCGCAAATAAATGGTGCGCACGGAACGTTAAAGGAGAGCAATAAGATCAAAAGCGAATGAAATGAATGTAGATcagaataaacatttttttaatatgtctataattattaattaatgtgacAAAACTATCgacgtattaataaaaagacGTGTCGTTTCGCACTAACATGGAATTTtcattggttttttattttaataataataataaattataaatattggagaacatcacatacactactctgatatcaatgtaagtagctaaagcatttgtgttattgtctaaaatattttgtgtcatttatgtcaattagttttatttctcataaaattgtatagatggaattactagtcttttaaatcgcgctgatgttttgtacaaatgatttacatattaatattgtatgcgAGTCAATAAAATGAGTTATTCAAGAACATGGAAGTTTAATTTATCTAGTGAATAGTGTGATCAGTATAATAGTGCAGTGTTGACATTCTGGTGCCGAAACCCGGGAGATATTCAGGATTGAGGAGGAAGATATATTATGGACTTAGAACATCGTGTGTTGAGTGGAAAACTGAacctatgttaaaaaaaaagtgcgaTAAAAGACTAAGAATAATAATCTGTGAAATTGTGGgacttagaaaaaataataattgtgtaattccgaaagacttaaaaataaattgtgttcAACTGAGACTTCAAATATTCGCGATATATATACGGATTTAAAGAAATgtgttattcttattaattaaaagactaaattatatatgtaatttcaaGATTTCAAAATATGAGTTCGTTGACAGTTTAGTAAATCAAACTATAAAATGGAGTCTACGATTTTAAAACAAGAAGATCAATTAGAAAATTTACAGAAAGCTtttcgaaattataaaaaatcaccaAGGGAAAGAATTACACGGCCATATATAGAATCGAAGCTTGAACATATAGAGAAATTATATCCAATTTTCTTTGATCAACATTTAGAAATAGTTTCTAAAGTGACAGTTgcggataaaataaaattaagttacttTAGAAATGAGATCTTTgataaatatgatgaaatttatttcgaATTCAAAGTGAAGTTAAAAGAAGATCTTGAGCAAATAACGTCAtcaatttcaaagaaaaatccTTCAAATCAGCCGACGAACATGTATGAAGTACGATTGCCGCAGATCAATTTACCAACATTTTCAGGTGGTTATGATGAATGGCAAACTTTTTATGATCTCTTCGTATCACTCATCCATGAAAACGGAAGTTTAAGTGGAGTGCAAAAGCTGCATTATCTAAAGAGCAGTCTTTTGGGAGAACCTGcaaaccttttaaaaaatttatcaaCTACAGAAATTAATTATGGTGAAGCGTGGAAAATGTTGGTCAAGCGCTACAATAATTTCAGATACAATACCAATGAGATTATGAAGAagctattttatcaaaaaaatgtaattactgaTTCGGcggttaatttaaaacaacttttGGATACCACTTCAGCGTGCCTGAAATCTCTGAGCAACTTAGGTGTAAACATTGAAAATTGGgacttattcattaattatttagttgtaTCCAAGTTAGATCAAGAATCTCGTAAACAATGGGAAGTGCATGTTAGTCAGACTGAGTCAGATGCCTTACCGACGTGGAAAGATTTATCACAATTTCTAGAAACACGCT from Vanessa tameamea isolate UH-Manoa-2023 chromosome 17, ilVanTame1 primary haplotype, whole genome shotgun sequence includes these protein-coding regions:
- the Dgo gene encoding ankyrin repeat domain-containing protein 6 isoform X2 produces the protein MGGGALLEAAARGDAGRVASLIRSGADVDATDENGCSALQRAAADGHVDVVRVLLENGGDPNKQDNHGNTAAHEAAWKGYSRTVALLARRGELGARNAAGFVPLHLATQNGHNQSAREILLAGAPPDLQNNYGDTSLHTAARYGHAGVTRILISAQCRVSEQNKNGDTALHIAAAMGRRKLTRILLEAGCDKSLRNHQGETARDIAARKGLEEIINILNTPVAKQPKKKERHRDKSKERTIDEPDDAKKRDKSKDKKKKNVHFENPAQVHWSPYGCHYYPDPKYFPKPKLSSLPTEPLKKGEQYYLDLAGNIKKGPIGAGYTCYCAPFFRHMEEKLNEDKKDLKRHIDRAHEKLDQKVTDLEMKTQGQISELTRFVAAERAMCKERHKHLEQWLTRGMMFRASERVKKLDFSPKGSVDIPPIKRTRSLELLDANNEEWNDVNRIIQSFNENVEQCESIAKDLDQKPTSKSSDGLDSRSPPSPRRKHLLKNSKSSDQLDAGSSACSRSPYNLTPYANCNQDLSHNITAEIHVKSNKVSLSQSPVSDVPIYNDRYIAPCRQSATISPSSSNRYSEYKANDPDDDPKLNQPSETRNETTWKSQVLQRTADDIRKRVILEKEMADVLSRHTKTLDISQDGYIKFPKQPDYREESNVEKEPRKSVQELVAQVEHQQRCTSPERLPLQRKVIEKEISMQVAQPSVLKMPQQPMRPAPVLKEKPPKSKRFSLHNLIPFPTRKTFQTPPKENGNNSESSDDEDNPIRSTNQPGPMRNTNLLQTLPLPNYETMSTNSQSPAPQAQPQSYPHDVRMIPKDAYFHDISNRPVHHQMPYRDIENGLPYPQYPCKNQYEYSEPGVQQNQVQGRNRNPIYHHQTGVFNAMMQDHIMREIERIPHCYSDHLDQNTEVEIANQNDHFRGNYYDNRPPMYPGFRGNTHGLRKPAPDHNLLHSRLQSLAINTHLTETQSQTDRESHNDSGYSTKVYGSSQGPSPSLSGHVDDNLSGQRISVLPNKDGGQLGASSLV
- the Dgo gene encoding ankyrin repeat domain-containing protein 6 isoform X1; translated protein: MGGGALLEAAARGDAGRVASLIRSGADVDATDENGCSALQRAAADGHVDVVRVLLENGGDPNKQDNVHGNTAAHEAAWKGYSRTVALLARRGELGARNAAGFVPLHLATQNGHNQSAREILLAGAPPDLQNNYGDTSLHTAARYGHAGVTRILISAQCRVSEQNKNGDTALHIAAAMGRRKLTRILLEAGCDKSLRNHQGETARDIAARKGLEEIINILNTPVAKQPKKKERHRDKSKERTIDEPDDAKKRDKSKDKKKKNVHFENPAQVHWSPYGCHYYPDPKYFPKPKLSSLPTEPLKKGEQYYLDLAGNIKKGPIGAGYTCYCAPFFRHMEEKLNEDKKDLKRHIDRAHEKLDQKVTDLEMKTQGQISELTRFVAAERAMCKERHKHLEQWLTRGMMFRASERVKKLDFSPKGSVDIPPIKRTRSLELLDANNEEWNDVNRIIQSFNENVEQCESIAKDLDQKPTSKSSDGLDSRSPPSPRRKHLLKNSKSSDQLDAGSSACSRSPYNLTPYANCNQDLSHNITAEIHVKSNKVSLSQSPVSDVPIYNDRYIAPCRQSATISPSSSNRYSEYKANDPDDDPKLNQPSETRNETTWKSQVLQRTADDIRKRVILEKEMADVLSRHTKTLDISQDGYIKFPKQPDYREESNVEKEPRKSVQELVAQVEHQQRCTSPERLPLQRKVIEKEISMQVAQPSVLKMPQQPMRPAPVLKEKPPKSKRFSLHNLIPFPTRKTFQTPPKENGNNSESSDDEDNPIRSTNQPGPMRNTNLLQTLPLPNYETMSTNSQSPAPQAQPQSYPHDVRMIPKDAYFHDISNRPVHHQMPYRDIENGLPYPQYPCKNQYEYSEPGVQQNQVQGRNRNPIYHHQTGVFNAMMQDHIMREIERIPHCYSDHLDQNTEVEIANQNDHFRGNYYDNRPPMYPGFRGNTHGLRKPAPDHNLLHSRLQSLAINTHLTETQSQTDRESHNDSGYSTKVYGSSQGPSPSLSGHVDDNLSGQRISVLPNKDGGQLGASSLV